A portion of the Lysinibacillus timonensis genome contains these proteins:
- the rpmB gene encoding 50S ribosomal protein L28 produces the protein MPKQCVITGRKTRTGNNRSHAMNANKRTWGANLQKVRILVNGKPKRVWVSTRALKSGKVERV, from the coding sequence ATGCCTAAACAATGTGTTATCACTGGTCGTAAAACTCGTACAGGTAACAACCGTTCACACGCTATGAACGCTAACAAACGTACATGGGGTGCTAACTTACAAAAAGTTCGTATTTTAGTTAATGGTAAACCAAAACGCGTATGGGTTTCAACTCGTGCTTTAAAATCAGGTAAAGTAGAACGCGTATAG